The following coding sequences lie in one Glycine soja cultivar W05 chromosome 16, ASM419377v2, whole genome shotgun sequence genomic window:
- the LOC114390224 gene encoding probable protein phosphatase 2C 46, translating into MLSRLMDFLTACWRRRSSSDGKGGSEVTGRKEGLLWYKDAGQHLFGEYSMAVVQANNLLEDQSQIESGPLSLLDTGPYGTFVGVYDGHGGPETSRYVCDHLFQHLKRFASEQKSMSEEVIRKAYQATEEGFLSVVTKQWPMNPQIAAVGSCCLVGVICGGILYIANLGDSRAVLGRVVRATGEVLAIQLSSEHNVARESVRQEMHSLHPDDSKIVVLKHNVWRVKGLIQISRSIGDVYLKKAEFNKEPLYAKFRVREGFKRPILSSDPSISVHEIQQHDQFLIFASDGLWEHLSNQDAVDIVQNNPHNGIARRLIKAALQEAAKKREMRYSDLKKIDRGVRRHFHDDITVVVVFLDSNLVSRASSVRGPPLSVRGGGIPLPSRTLAPCAAPMET; encoded by the exons ATGCTATCAAGGTTGATGGACTTTCTGACTGCCTGCTGGCGGCGAAGATCCTCCTCCGACGGCAAGGGTGGTTCCGAGGTTACGGGGCGGAAGGAAGGGCTGCTGTGGTACAAGGATGCGGGGCAGCACTTGTTTGGTGAATACTCAATGGCTGTTGTCCAGGCCAACAACCTGCTCGAGGACCAGAGCCAGATTGAGTCTGGTCCTCTCAGCCTGCTTGACACTGGCCCTTATGGGACCTTTGTTGGTGTATATGATGGACACGGTGGACCCGAGACGTCGCGCTACGTCTGTGATCATCTCTTCCAACATCTAAAAC GATTTGCATCTGAGCAGAAGTCCATGTCTGAGGAGGTTATTCGGAAGGCATACCAAGCCACAGAAGAAGGTTTTTTGTCAGTGGTTACCAAACAGTGGCCCATGAATCCCCAAATTGCTGCTGTGGGATCTTGTTGTTTGGTTGGTGTGATTTGTGGTGGTATCCTCTACATTGCTAACCTTGGCGATTCCCGTGCTGTGCTTGGCCGGGTTGTCAGAGCAACCGGGGAGGTTTTGGCGATCCAGCTTTCGTCAGAGCATAATGTGGCCAGAGAATCTGTGAGACAAGAGATGCATTCTTTGCATCCGGATGACTCAAAAATTGTGGTTCTAAAGCACAATGTATGGCGGGTGAAGGGTCTGATACAG ATTTCTAGATCCATTGGCGATGTTTACCTAAAAAAGGCTGAATTCAACAAGGAACCATTGTATGCTAAGTTCCGTGTGCGGGAAGGTTTTAAGAGGCCCATTTTGAGCTCTGACCCATCAATTTCCGTTCATGAAATTCAACAGCATGATCAATTTCTCATATTTGCTTCTGATGGTCTTTGGGAACACCTTAGCAATCAGGATGCTGTTGATATAGTTCAAAACAACCCACACAAT GGAATTGCTCGGAGGCTCATCAAAGCTGCTTTGCAAGAAGCagcaaaaaagagagagatgagGTACTCTGATTTGAAGAAAATTGACCGTGGTGTCCGCCGGCATTTCCACGATGACATCACAGTTGTAGTTGTATTTCTTGACTCCAATCTTGTCAGCAGAGCCAGCTCGGTAAGAGGTCCTCCTTTATCGGTGAGAGGAGGTGGTATTCCCCTACCTTCTAGAACTTTGGCTCCCTGTGCTGCACCTATGGAAACTTAG
- the LOC114390271 gene encoding receptor-like protein kinase THESEUS 1 → MKSRSGSAHKMLLEFIAGILTTMVGALLYCLFRRKVIPFLKQRKTLKGKEHKSFEYDKISLRYFDFKELERATKNFSQDCLLGSGAFGNVYKGTFDLEGTLAIKRAHSESFSSVEEFRNEVRLLSAVRHRNLIGLIGYCEEPGRHGAKILIYEYVPNGSLLEYIKGNETSLTWKQRLNIAIGAARGIAYLHEGVKPSIIHRDIKPSNILLGEGFEAKVSDFGLVRLGPTGDQSHVSSQIKGTPGYLDPAYCLSFHLTKFSDVYSFGIILLQLVSARPVVDSAVNQSNQHIIEWARPSLEKGSVEEIIDANLLCQSEPCNMEVMLKMGQLGLRCVVEEPKHRPTMTQVCQELEQALHSADDSFNNKQSPKRFHTPIGSSQQSTKSETQRSVESYDCSQSFVSIDSVGLQKFHVDMDSFSFKSTDLRCLENNSISIDMDRI, encoded by the exons ATGAAAAGTAGGAGTGGATCTGCTCATAAGATGTTGCTGGAATTTATTGCTGGCATTTTAACAACAATGGTAGGGGCCTTACTCTATTGCCTCTTCAGGAGAAAGGTCATTCCATTTCTTAAGCAACGAAAGACTTTGAAAG GAAAGGAACATAAAAGCTttgaatatgataaaatatcattaagGTATTTTGATTTTAAGGAACTAGAGAGAGCAACCAAAAATTTTAGCCAAGATTGCTTGCTGGGTTCTGGTGCATTTGGAAATGTCTACAAAGGAACCTTTGACTTAGAAGGAACACTAGCCATTAAGAGAGCTCATTCTGAATCATTCTCAAGTGTGGAAGAATTCAGAAATG AAGTTAGGCTCCTTTCAGCTGTAAGGCACAGGAATCTTATTGGTCTGATTGGATATTGTGAAGAACCAG GACGACATGGAGCCAAAATACTAATCTATGAATATGTTCCAAATGGTTCACTGCTTGAGTACATCAAGG GAAACGAAACGAGCTTAACTTGGAAGCAAAGACTAAACATAGCAATAGGAGCAGCAAGAG GCATAGCTTATTTGCATGAAGGGGTGAAACCAAGCATAATTCACCGTGACATCAAACCAAGTAACATCCTATTAGGGGAAGGTTTTGAGGCTAAGGTTTCAGATTTTGGTCTAGTAAGATTAGGGCCAACTGGTGATCAATCACATGTCAGCAGCCAGATTAAAGGGACACCAGGGTACCTTGACCCTGCCTATTGTTTAAGCTTTCATTTGACCAAATTCAGCGACGTTTATAGCTTTGGTATCATACTTTTGCAACTTGTTTCAGCTAGACCTGTGGTGGATTCCGCTGTAAACCAAAGTAATCAACATATTATTGAATGG GCAAGGCCAAGCTTAGAGAAGGGTAGTGTTGAAGAAATCATAGATGCAAATCTACTATGTCAAAGTGAGCCGTGCAACATGGAAGTTATGCTAAAGATGGGACAACTTGGTTTAAGATGTGTGGTTGAAGAACCAAAACATCGCCCAACAATGACACAGGTGTGTCAAGAACTAGAGCAAGCCCTCCATTCAGCTGATGATAGCTTCAATAACAAGCAGTCTCCAAAGCGGTTCCATACACCAATTGGCTCATCCCAGCAATCAACAAAGTCAGAGACTCAGCGATCAGTTGAATCATACGATTGTTCACAAAGCTTTGTTAGTATTGACAGTGTTGGATTACAGAAATTTCATGTTGATATGGATAGTTTCTCCTTTAAGAGCACAGACTTAAGGTGCCTAGAAAATAATAGTATCAGCATTGACATGGATAGAATATAA
- the LOC114390758 gene encoding CSC1-like protein At4g35870, whose translation MGDPLPPPPSSSGDDGDPFGTWYGNIDYLLNISAIGSACCLLIFLLVKLRSDHRRMPGPAALASKLLAVWHATGREIARHCGADAAQFLLIEGGSCALLLSLAALALAVLLPLNLSAGTAPLADGFSKTTITHIPKGSPLLWIHFLFAVLVAVIVHFGISITEERLRITRFRDGYGNLSDPTVNSTAIFSIMVQGLPKIIGADRVVLHEYFQYRYPGKVYKVIVPMDLCALDDLANELLRVRDEISWLVARIDSRLLPEDGDGDDGGGGGGGPTGLWGLVVCCWKWLKRFFVDFRRRFGYSDEERLRKLQELRAELESELADYKEGRAPGAGVAFVMFRDVYTANKAVRDFQNEKRRRIGKFFSVMELRLRRNQWKVERAPLATDIYWKNMGTPRMSLKLRRVFVNTCLLLMLLFFSSPLAVISAAKSAGRIINAEAMDNAQLWLAWVQSSSWLASLIFQFLPNVIIFVSMYIVIPSALSYLSKFERHLTVSGEQRAVLMKMVCFFLVNLILLRGLVESSLESTILKMGRCYLDGEDCKRIEQYMSASLLSKSCLSSLAFLITSTFLGISYDLLAPIPWIKRNIQKFRKNDMLQLVPEQSDEYPLEHQAIDNHNSLQRPLMHDNAYDIANGDNVEGQDLFVYPITGSSPAPKQTFDFAQYYAFNLTIFALTLVYCSFNPLVVPVGAIYFGYRYVVDKYNFLFVYRVRGFPAGNDGRLIDTVICIMRFCVDLFLLAMLLFFSVQGDSTKLQAIFTLGLLVVYKLLPSSNDSFQPTLLEGIQTVDNVVDTRPIDYEVFSQPRFDWDTPQM comes from the coding sequence ATGGGAGACCCCCTCCCTCCGCCGCCGTCGTCCTCCGGTGACGACGGCGACCCCTTCGGCACCTGGTACGGCAACATCGACTACTTGCTCAACATATCCGCGATCGGCTCTGCGTGCTGCCTTCTGATCTTCCTCCTCGTGAAGCTCCGCAGCGACCACCGCCGCATGCCGGGTCCCGCCGCCCTCGCCTCGAAGCTCCTCGCCGTCTGGCACGCCACCGGCCGCGAAATTGCTCGACACTGCGGCGCCGACGCCGCGCAGTTCCTCCTCATCGAGGGCGGCAGCTGTGCCCTCCTCCTCTCCCTCGCCGCCCTCGCCCTCGCCGTCCTCCTCCCCCTCAACCTCTCCGCCGGCACCGCCCCCCTCGCCGACGGCTTCTCCAAAACCACCATCACTCACATCCCCAAAGGCTCCCCCTTGCTCTGGATCCACTTCCTCTTCGCCGTCCTCGTCGCGGTTATCGTCCACTTCGGTATCTCCATCACCGAAGAGCGACTTCGGATTACGCGGTTCAGAGACGGGTACGGTAATTTGAGCGATCCCACCGTGAATTCCACTGCTATATTCTCTATTATGGTTCAGGGCTTGCCCAAAATCATAGGTGCTGATAGGGTAGTGTTGCATGAGTATTTTCAGTATAGGTACCCTGGAAAGGTTTATAAGGTTATTGTGCCTATGGATTTGTGTGCGTTGGATGATTTAGCTAATGAATTGTTGCGTGTGAGGGACGAAATTTCGTGGCTGGTGGCCAGGATTGACTCTCGGCTTTTGCCGGAGGACGGTGATGgcgatgatggtggtggtggtggtggtggcccCACTGGATTGTGGGGTTTGGTGGTTTGTTGTTGGAAGTGGTTGAAGcgtttttttgttgattttaggAGGAGGTTTGGTTATAGTGATGAAGAAAGATTGAGGAAGTTGCAGGAGTTGAGGGCTGAGTTGGAGAGTGAGTTGGCTGATTATAAAGAAGGGCGTGCGCCCGGTGCTGGTGTTGCATTTGTTATGTTTAGGGATGTGTATACTGCTAATAAGGCTGTTCGGGATTTTCAGAAtgagaagaggaggagaatTGGCAAGTTCTTTTCGGTTATGGAGTTGCGGTTGCGGCGGAATCAGTGGAAGGTTGAGCGTGCTCCCTTGGCGACTGACATTTATTGGAAAAACATGGGGACGCCAAGGATGTCGCTGAAACTGCGGCGGGTGTTTGTGAACACTTGTTTGTTGCTGATGCTTTTGTTCTTCAGCTCGCCACTTGCGGTGATCAGTGCTGCTAAGAGTGCTGGGAGGATTATCAATGCTGAGGCTATGGATAATGCGCAGCTGTGGTTGGCTTGGGTGCAGAGCTCTAGCTGGCTTGCAAGccttatttttcagtttttaccCAATGTGATCATATTTGTTAGCATGTATATAGTGATCCCTTCAGCTCTTTCGTATCTCTCGAAGTTTGAACGGCATTTGACGGTGTCTGGGGAGCAAAGAGCCGTGCTTATGAAGATGGTTTGCTTCTTCCTTGTGAATCTCATTCTCTTGAGGGGTTTGGTGGAATCGTCATTAGAGAGTACGATCTTGAAGATGGGGCGGTGCTATTTGGATGGAGAAGATTGCAAGAGGATTGAGCAGTATATGAGTGCTTCGCTCCTGTCCAAGTCATGCCTCTCCTCACTTGCATTTCTGATCACAAGCACTTTCTTGGGGATTTCTTATGATCTCTTGGCACCCATTCCTTGGATCAAAAGAAACATTCAGAAGTTTAGGAAGAATGACATGCTTCAATTGGTGCCCGAACAAAGTGACGAATACCCTTTAGAACATCAGGCCATTGATAATCATAATAGTCTTCAGAGGCCACTGATGCATGACAATGCTTATGACATTGCCAATGGGGATAATGTTGAGGGACAAGATCTTTTTGTTTATCCAATCACTGGAAGCTCGCCTGCTCCCAAGCAGACATTTGATTTTGCACAGTATTACGCCtttaatttgacaatttttgCCCTGACTCTAGTATACTGTTCATTTAATCCCCTTGTGGTTCCTGTTGGTGCCATTTATTTTGGGTATAGATATGTGGTTGACAAGTACAATTTTCTGTTTGTGTATCGAGTTCGTGGCTTCCCCGCAGGCAACGATGGGAGGTTAATAGACACTGTAATATGCATCATGCGTTTCTGTGTGGATCTGTTCCTACTTGCCATGCTCCTATTCTTCTCAGTTCAAGGGGACTCTACGAAGCTGCAAGCTATATTCACTCTTGGATTATTAGTCGTGTATAAATTACTGCCTTCAAGTAATGATAGTTTTCAACCAACTCTTTTGGAGggcattcaaacagttgataaCGTTGTTGATACTAGGCCAATTGATTATGAGGTCTTTTCACAGCCCAGGTTTGATTGGGATACCCCTCAAATGTGA